A region from the Pelobates fuscus isolate aPelFus1 chromosome 1, aPelFus1.pri, whole genome shotgun sequence genome encodes:
- the LOC134588670 gene encoding tachylectin-2-like has product MDTPDTLLFAVNDYVARAGLPPKDRLDSFGARSSIVGKLNNVSKCAFNPEGVLFAVRGTELFTGAMPSNPNVDWFSTAKRVGKSDWDRFKFVFFDPNGLLYAATKNGEFYKGSAPSNENVSWLYGQATKIGTDGWNDFYALFFDPKGILYAVTKDDKLVMRSPPTKANDDWLSSSTTIGNGGWCILTHFMAFSPEFDLWCVDSKNGNIYKGRAPTVDDTNYVKNAQNLGWDYNQYPLLSFTIDKTIQSIVSLEFLPDSGKVLSQGTEVVQSQIYVNKSSTPLKHTFSFSKTMTESSTFSQEHGFTVSVGAEMSFKAGVPFIGETESKISINMSTTHTWNFSKTNETQTTFSSSTDVEVKGGHSIRMVASVTKGEMDVPYRAKICTLFGYETTIQGTWKGVTHYNLMVTQEDYKP; this is encoded by the exons ATGGATACACCAG ATACCCTCCTGTTTGCTGTGAATGATTATGTTGCCAGAGCTGGATTACCTCCTAAAGATCGCTTGGATAGCTTTGGGGCCAGATCAAGCATTGTAGGGAAGCTGAATAATGTCAGTAAGTGTGCCTTTAACCCAGAAGGGGTGCTGTTTGCTGTGCGTGGTACAGAACTCTTCACGGGAGCTATGCCTTCAAATCCAAACGTGGACTGGTTCTCTACTGCAAAGAGAGTTGGCAAATCTGACTGggataggtttaaatttgtcttCTTTGATCCAAATGGTCTTCTGTATGCAGCTACCAAGAATGGGGAGTTCTACAAGGGTTCCGCACCAAGCAATGAAAATGTGTCCTGGCTTTATGGCCAAGCCACCAAAATAGGAACTGACGGATGGAATGACTTTTACGCCCTTTTCTTTGACCCTAAAGGCATCTTGTATGCAGTGACAAAGGATGACAAGCTTGTGATGAGAAGCCCCCCAACCAAAGCAAATGATGACTGGCTTAGCTCCAGCACAACCATTGGAAATGGAGGCTGGTGCATCCTGACCCACTTCATGGCTTTCTCCCCAGAGTTTGACTTGTGGTGTGTGGATTCAAAGAATGGCAACATCTATAAAGGTCGAGCCCCAACCGTTGATGATACCAACTATGTGAAGAATGCACAGAATCTGGGCTGGGATTACAATCAATACCCCCTCCTTTCCTTCACAATTGATAAAACCATCCAAAGCATTGTGAGCCTTGAATTCCTTCCAGATTCAGGGAAAGTCCTATCCCAAGGCACAGAGGTGGTGCAGAGCCAGATCTATGTGAACAAGAGCAGCACTCCATTAAAGCACACTTTCTC GTTCTCAAAGACCATGACTGAGAGCAGCACCTTCAGCCAGGAACATGGTTTCACAGTCTCTGTTGGTGCAGAGATGAGCTTTAAAGCTGGAGTCCCATTCATAGGGGAAACTGAGTCAAAGATCTCTATCAATATGAGCACAACTCATACCTGGAACTTCTCCAAGACCAATGAAACCCAG ACTACCTTCTCCTCCAGTACAGATGTGGAGGTAAAAGGTGGACATTCAATACGTATGGTGGCATCTGTGACCAAGGGAGAAATGGATGTGCCTTACCGTGCCAAGATCTGCACATTGTTTGGTTATGAGACCACCATCCAGGGAACATGGAAAGGGGTCACTCACTATAATCTGATGGTCACCCAGGAAGACTACAAACCATGA